The DNA region tttgccatgaactgatgggactggatgccatgatcttagttttctgaatgttgaattttaagccaactttttcactctcctctttcactttcatcaagaggctctttagttctttgctttctgccataaaggtggtgtcatctgcatatctgaggttattgataatttctcctggcaatcttgattccagcttgtgcttcctccagcccaacatttctcatgatgtactctgcatataagttaaataagcagggtgacaataaataagcagctttgatgtactccttttcctatttggaaccagtctgttgttccatgtccagttctaactgttgcttcctgacctgtatacaggcttctcaagaggcaggtcaggtggtctggtattcccatctcttgaagaattttccacagtttgttgtgatccacacagtcaaaggctttggcatactcaataaagcagaaatggatgtttttctggaactcttgctttttcgatgatccagcggatgttggcaatttgatctctggttcctctgccttttctaaaaccagcttgaacatctggaagttcacggttcacatattgctgaagcctggcttggagaattttgaacattactagcgtgtgagatgagtgtaattgtgcggtagtttgagcattctttggcattacctttctttgtgtCTTCAACACTTCTTTAATTCTACTTTTTGGAGAGCAGATCTTAGACTCAGAGCTTTTGACAGGCAATTATATTTACCTAGAACTAAAAGAGTTTTAAAGTTGTGTTATTTTATATGGTTATCTTCACGTTATGATAAGCACAGCTGCTTTTCTGGTTAGAgatataattttttcttgtaaGCAGCTATTAAGGAAATCCTATTAGAGGCTCTTAAATATGGTAGAAATTGTGATGATATTGATCAAATAACAGGAGTGTGGGAAACACTGGAGTCTGTGAAAGTGTTGTGTGACTTCAGTTTTTAAGTTGACAAACTGGTTCCTCTGATTCTTGGCCTGTTCTGGATGCAGGAGATACACATGTGACTATGGTATGACCCTTGCTTTTCTGGAGCCAGTAGTCTTatttgagatgtgtgtgtgtgtgttagttgctcagtcgtgtccgactctttgcgaccccatggatgatagctcaccaggcttctctgtccatggaattctccaggcaagaatactggagtgaatagtaGACTACTATCACACTTATAGGTGACTAGTCAAATAAAATGCAATGTGATATATAGAGACGGCTTCCTAGGCAGAGAGAACAGTGTGTGTCAACTCACTGAGGAGAAAGATAAAAGTGTGATAGaggttatttttatattctagatTAACTTTCACACTGTGTTAAATAAGTATCTTTCTATAAACTTTTGATGCCTACTATCAGAAATACTCTGGGGGATTGTGTAATGACTAAAATACACGCACAAAAATCCTCTGCCCTGATGGAGTTTATTCAAACATTAATCAATTAGAAATAATTATCAAGTGCTTATATGTACCAGGTACTGTTATATCTCCTGCGTGcatctcagttgctcagtcatgtccagttctttgaaactccatgggtcatagccccccaggctcctctctccctgggatttttcaggcaagaatactggagcgggttgccatttccttctccaggggattttccagacccattgattgaacccacatctcctgcattggcaggcagattctttaccactgagctacctgggaagtatGTTATGGCCCCTATGCTTATAAAACTGAATAAGACATATCCCTGCCTTTctttatttattgagcatgtcaggcagcttgcaggatcttagttcccagaccaagggatcaaaccctgccCCAGtggtgaaagcactgagtcctaaccactagattgccagggaattcctgacacATCCCTGCCTTTTAATAGAgggtgggagagacagacaagtAGCCTTAATGTAGTATATGAGGGATGAAGAATTCTGTAAACCAGAAGGTGTAAACTGATAGCGAATTGCCAGGCTGTTTATTGGCCTAATGTTCTCTCATCTTGGGTTGTTATTCCACTGGCCTGGAATGCATATTGCTGTCCCTCAGCTCAGATACTCTCTTCTCAGAGACGTCATCCCTAACCAGCCTACCTAAAGCTTTGTTTGGACTGTACCAATCCTAGTGGAGACATCATGTGTTAGTTGCTGCACAGTGTAATTAGAAATCTTCCCTTTAAATTCTGCTTGTTGCAGATTAGAGCAGTAAGGAGCCTTAGTGATCATGGAAGCCATCACATTTAGAGACAAGAAAATTTAGGGAGAGAATGCAAAAGCGACTTCCCCATGAGTCCGAGCCAGGTCTGGATCCACAGCCCAGTCAGGTGTCCTGACTCCCAGCCTAACGCCTTTTAGCTTCTTGGTCAATGAAGGAAGAGTTTTGGCCTTAGTAGACACTGCCCAGGGTGGGTGGAGAGTCCTTCTGGAGGTGTCGGGTAAGCAGTATACCAGTGTTGCTCTAACCCCTTGTGCCTTGTGACCTTACAGAGCACTTACTGCGCCACCATGGTGCAGCACTGCGAAGCCCTCAATCGGTCTGTCCAAGTTGTGAACCTAGATCCTGCAGCAGAACATTTCAACTACTCCGTGATGGCTGGTAAGTCCTGAGCAGAGCCTTCCCCCTCCTTCAGGAAAAATAGGAAAGTGGGGAGGCAGTGAGTGCTGGCTGCTGCGCACAAAAGCTGAAAATTAATGCAGTGTGGTTCCCTGGTTTCATGGTGAAAAACATGAGGCTGAATGTCATGTGGTGACATCAGCTCATGTTGATGTGTGTGAGAGTATCCTTTCTTAGTCTCTGATGTAGGAATGAAAAGTGAGtagacccccccaccccaccacccttcccttctgtttcttttatgtttGCTCCTGTTTGGTAAATCTGTTTTACTGCTGATCATACTATACTATAAGTGAGCAACTTTAagtatgttgttttgtttttaatcttttaatttattcAGATGTCTACTGAGCACTTGCTTTATGCTGGACACCAGGGTCATAGCAGAGAACAACACAGATACTATCCCTGCCTTTGTGGGCCTTTTAGCAAGGGAAATAAGCAAAATGATAAAATCGGTTGCAGATTGTGATAAGTGCTGCTATAAGTAAAGAAATAACTAGGGAAGAGTGCTTTAGGTAGCATAGTCAGGGACGACACCTCTGAGGAGGGGCTATTAGGGCCTAGACCTGAAGATGGTAACATGCTCACCAAGCTGGCGAAAGACTTTCCAAGATGAAGGAACATCAAGGTCAGTATATAGCCAGGAGATGGGAAAGGGTTTGGTGTGTTCCAGAAAAAGCAAAGGTGTTGATGAGCTGGGGCAtaagaagtgaaagaaagagatggGTAGCAGCTAGTAGGACAGAAGGAGTATGGTTTTTATCCTGTTTTTTCACCCtgttagtctgtttgggctgctgtaacaaaatactacagactgggtggcttctaaacaacagaaatggatttctcacagttctgggggctggaagcCCGAGATTAGGGCGctgccagcatggtcaggttctggtgaagGCCCTCTTCCTACTTGTAGACTGAcgacttctcactgtgtcctcatatgATGGAAGTGGGTGAGGGCTCTCTTGGGACCTCTTTTATGAGAGCATTGATCCCATTCACCTTCCTGAAGTCCCACCAATTAATATCATCACCCTGGGCATTAGGTTTTCAGCATGAGTTTTAGAGGGACACAAATACTcataagggaattccctgacagtccagtgggtaggactccaTATTGCCATTGCAAGGGGCATGGATTAGACCCCCTGCAGACTGCGTGcagcagagcaaaaaaaaaagcaaaccaaaaaaaccccctCAACTCATAGCACCTTTCAACTGTGAAATGCCATTAGAAGGTTTCCAGCAGGGGAGAGGACTGAcatctgatttatgtttttaaaaatatctctggcTCTCAGATGAAAAATGGACTCTAGATAGAGTCAAGAGTAAAAGGGGGACTGGGGTGGTCAATTTGGAGATACAAATGTGCAGACAGGTATATATTTTGCAAATAGAATTAGCAGTATTTTGTGGGAGATTGAACTAAAACGGTTGGAGGAAAGGGAGGGTTCAAGAGTCATTGTCAGGTTTCTGACATTCTGACATTGTTAGGTTTCTTGAGCTGTTGAGTGCATGATCCTGTTTACTGGGGAGGAAGACAAGTCAGTGTAGGatcatcttatatatatatatttaatgatgTTTATTTTGGTTGCgttggatctttgttgctttgtgagaggtttctctagttgtggcgagttggggctactcttcattgtggtgcttgggcttctcattgtggtggtttctttgttgtggagcacaggctttggctgtctggactcagtagttgctccatgtgggatcttcctggagcagggaatcaaactcgtgtccactacattggcaggtggattcttagctaTTGcttcaccagggaaaccccaggccATCAAATTAAGAAATGGAATTGGTTTTCttggtttgattttgttttacttgtttatcagttcaattcagttctgttgctcagtcatatccgactctttgcaacctcatggactgaagcacaccaggcctccctgtctatcaccaactcccggagcttgctcaaactcatgtccattgagtcggtgatgccatccaaccatctcatcctgtcatccccttctcctcctgccttcaaactttcccagcatcaggatcttttccagtgagtcagttcttcccctGAGGTGGCCAAAcaattggagtttctgcttcagcaccagtccttccaatgaatattcaggactgatttcctttaggattgactggtttgatctccttgcagcccaagggactctcaagagtcttctccaacaccagagttcaaaagcatcaattgttcggtgctcagcttactttatggttcagctttcacatccatacatgactactggaaaaaccatagccttgactagacggatttttgttagcaaagtaatgtctctgctgtttaatatgctgtctaggttggtcatagcttttcttccaaagagcaagtgttttttaatttcatggctgcagtcaccatcttcagtgattttggagccctagaaaataaagtctgtcactgtttccattgtttccccatctatttgccaaatgatgggaccagatgccatgatcttagttttctgaatgttgaaatttaagccaattttttcactctcctctttcactttcatcaagaggctcttcagttcctcttcactttctgccataagggtggtgtcatctgcatatctgaggttactgatatttctcctggcactcttgattccagcttttgcttcatccagcctgacattttgcatgctGTAcgctgcatatacattaaataagcagggtgacagtatacagccttgatgtacttctttcccaatttggaaccagtcccttgttccatatacggttctaagtgttgcttcttgacctgcatacagatttctcaggaggcaagtaaggtggtctggtgttcccatctctttaagaattttccacagtttgttgtgattcacacagtcaaaggttttggcataatcaataaagcaaaagtagatgtttttctggaactctcttactttttcagtggatgttggcaatttgatctctggttcctctgccttttctaaaaccagcttgaacatctggatgttcacggttcacgtactgttgaagcctggcttggagaattttgagcattactttactagcatgtgagatgagtgcaattgtgcggtagtttgagcattcttgggcatttcctttctttgggattggaatgaaaactgaccttttccagtcctgtggccactgctgagttttccaaatttgctggcatattgagtgcagcactttcacagcataatcttttaggacttcttttagctggaattccattacctctactagctttgttcgtagtgatgcttcctaaggcccacttgacttctcactccaggatatctgactctcgatgagtgatcacaccattgtggttatctgggtcatttaagatctttttttgtatagttcttctgtgtattcttgccatcttttcttaatatcttctgcttctgttaggtccataccattactgtcctttattgtgcccatctttgcatgaaatgtttccttggtgtctctaattttcttgaagagatctctagtctttcctattctattgttttcctctatttctttgtgttgatctccttgctattctttgcaactttgcattcagatgggtatatctttccttttcttcattgccttttgcttttcttcttttctcaactgtttgtaaggcctcctcagacaaccattttgcctttttgcatttttttggggggggatagtcttgatcactgcctcctatacaatgtcacgaacctctgtccataagtTTAAGAATAGGTAGTGTATATTCACATTGTTCAAACTGCAAAAGGTACAAGGAGTAAGTATGCAGGAAAATGTCTTCCTCCTAGCTCTGGGTCCTGGAAGGTGGCTTCCCTCCTTTGAGGCAGCCAGTGTTGCTAATTTCTGGGGTATCTTTCCATAGTCTAtgcatgtaaaataaaatgtatatatatgtatatgtagtaaatttttgtctttttttttttaacacaaatgaTGGCATTCTAACACAAAGTTTTGCACTTTTCACTTAACAGTATACCTGGGAGATTATATCACATCAGTACTTAAAGAACTTCTTTTTGTGGCTGCACAGGATTCTATTGGCtatacaaaaatgtatttaatgtttCCATGGACACTACAGTGAATGGCCATGGACAGAAATCATTTCATACATGTGAGTTGTTATATAATTGTTAATTATCACCAATGAGGATGATGCTCTTGTGTTCTGGGCCTGTCTGTTGTTTTCAGACATCCGGGAACTGATTGAGGTGGATGACGTGATGGAGGACAATACTCTGCATTTTGGTCCCAATGGAGGATTGGTATTTTGCATGGAGTACTTTGCCAATAATTTTGACTGGCTAGAAAACTGTCTTGGCCATGTAGAGGATGACTACATCCTTTTTGATTGTCCAGGTAAGTCAGCAATTTGAATGTGTCATTTTCCTTGAGATCATGCTCTTTCAGTCCTCAGTGGAGACAGTGGAGTTAGCATTTGTAGCTCTAAACCCTGCTGCTGTAAGGTACCATTCTCTCATTGATCGTCTCTTGTTCATTCACCAAGTTTGCTGAGTGCTAATTTTGTTCACTGGAAATACCTAAAGAGCAAAGTAGCCatggtctctgccctcatggagctcatAGGAAAGTGGGAATGCTAGGCAGTATGAATCAGAAATCACCCAAATGATAATTTAGTATTTGTGACAGGCTCCTCACAGGAGTAGCACTGACCATTATGCAGCAGGGAGGTGGAAGGTTTCTGACCAAGTAGCATGTGAGCCAGGCCATAGGGTGAGGCGAGGGAGACTGTGCTCCAGGCAGAAAGCATGGGCTGAAGGCCTTGAGGCAGAAAGGAGCCAGGTGGGTCTGAGGCGCCCAGTAAACAAAGGGAAGTGTCCTGAGGTGAGACTGGTAGGGGACAAATGATCACACCAGCTTTTCAAGCTAAATGAATTTTAGACTTGAGCCTAACCTAGTTTTGATCATTTGTGACTctcatatttttcccttttttttttttagtttatctttaattgggaaattgctttacaatattgtgttggtttcccctttgtttttaattgaacacacacacccacagaaaAGTGCAGATGTCATAAGTGTACAACTTGATGAATGTTCCCAAACCTAACACACCTTCATAGTACTTGCTTTTGATTAGCTAAAACAGAAGTGTGAAGAACCTCACTTTCTATATAAAACTGAATAGtttccttgggattctcctggtATTGTGATTGCTTTAAGAGTCTGTAAGACCCCttaaaagttgaacaaattaCCACCAGAGGttgacttccttttttttcccctcagttgtCTTACggcaaaatttttttctgtaatttgatAATTTATCTTGTGTCCTGATTGTAACAGACTCATAATGTTCTCCATGTAGGTCAGATCGAGTTGTATACTCACCTGCCTGTGATGAAACAGCTGGTCCAGCAGCTGGAACAGTGGGAGTTTCGAGTCTGTGGAGTTTTTCTTGTTGATTCTCAGTTCATGGTGGAGTCGTTCAAGGTTTGAGAATATATCTGTTGTCAATTCTTTAGTCATGGGTACAGGCAGATGGCAATCTCCTTTAATTGTTTTTTGATTCTGGATATTTCCCAAACTATACTCCAAAGTTATTTAATATCCCTTACTACTAAATCATtataataagtttttttttttgggggggccatgctttgcggcatgcaggatcttagttccctgactggggattgaactgtgcctcctgaagtggaagcactgagtcttaaccattggaccgccaaGGAGGTTGCTataatcatgtattttttaaatttatatggtaAATTATACTATACAGATTTGGGAGTACTACTTCTGAAGAAAAATTAGGCagatgtgtgcatatatacatctGTTTTTCTGATAATGGTTTGTCTAGTTTATGAACTATCTAAAGCAAACTTTACTTCTCATTAGTAGCCCCTAAGGAATATTTTATGGGAATGCTTAAAGATATCATCTAAATTGAGATTTGTGATCAATGTTGTTTATATCTACATTTTCCCATCTCATCCTcaccctgggaaaccaggagTCAGCCATCTGTTTAGTGAACTGTCCTTTCTTTAGAATTAGCCCTGCTTTTACTTAGGCCAGTTTTGCTCAGAGAGGAGCAGGAACCTCTGCTTTGTGCAGAGACCAGGGAACTTTGTTCATACAAAGTTAACTCATCTTcccttttctgtttcctccttcagtttATTTCTGGCATTTTGGCAGCCCTGAGTGCTATGATCTCTCTAGAAATTCCTCAAGTTAACATCATGACGAAAATGGATCTGCTGAGTAAGAAAGCtaaaaaggaaattgagaagTGAGTTCATTTCCGTCATCATCATATCTCCATTGCTGAGATGAACCCTCTAAGCTTCATTTAGatgtgaaactataaaactcgttTCCTAAtttattcttacttttatttatcttctttttcacttttaaaggtTTCTAGATCCAGACATGTATTCTTTATTAGATGACTCTACAAGTGACTTAAGAagcaaaaaattcaaaaaattgactAACGCTATATGTGGACTGGTAAGCTTTTGAAgttgttgagttttgttttttatggccTTGTCAGGTGTTTATCAGCATCGCTTCAGTGTCCACCATTTTGGAAAGCACAGTCCAACCCTATTTCCTTGcaaaggggtgagggtgggagtcTGTGGACTGG from Cervus canadensis isolate Bull #8, Minnesota chromosome 1, ASM1932006v1, whole genome shotgun sequence includes:
- the GPN3 gene encoding GPN-loop GTPase 3 isoform X1, encoding MPRYAQLVMGPAGSGKSTYCATMVQHCEALNRSVQVVNLDPAAEHFNYSVMADIRELIEVDDVMEDNTLHFGPNGGLVFCMEYFANNFDWLENCLGHVEDDYILFDCPGQIELYTHLPVMKQLVQQLEQWEFRVCGVFLVDSQFMVESFKFISGILAALSAMISLEIPQVNIMTKMDLLSKKAKKEIEKFLDPDMYSLLDDSTSDLRSKKFKKLTNAICGLIDDYSMVRFLPYDQSDEESMNIVLQHIDFAIQYGEDLEFKEPKEHEDESSSMFDEYFQEHQNE
- the GPN3 gene encoding GPN-loop GTPase 3 isoform X2, translating into MVQHCEALNRSVQVVNLDPAAEHFNYSVMADIRELIEVDDVMEDNTLHFGPNGGLVFCMEYFANNFDWLENCLGHVEDDYILFDCPGQIELYTHLPVMKQLVQQLEQWEFRVCGVFLVDSQFMVESFKFISGILAALSAMISLEIPQVNIMTKMDLLSKKAKKEIEKFLDPDMYSLLDDSTSDLRSKKFKKLTNAICGLIDDYSMVRFLPYDQSDEESMNIVLQHIDFAIQYGEDLEFKEPKEHEDESSSMFDEYFQEHQNE